In Alkalihalobacillus sp. FSL W8-0930, a single window of DNA contains:
- a CDS encoding SDR family oxidoreductase, which translates to MNRKVAIVTGANSGMGLATSVAIANQDIHVIMLCRNEERGKEALKKAEQQLTKGSVELQLCDLASFDDIRSYAKRFLESQQPLDMFVANAGVVSTKRQETADGYESMLGVNHLGHFLLIQLLLGRIKESSDGRIVIVSSGAHKWGKLDFNNLQLHSGFNVMKGYGQSKLANVLFARKLAKELLGTSVTVNALHPGAVATNLGVNRDTGFGKTIHRMLKPFFLTPEQGSKTAVYLATSSELDGVTGKYFIKEQPAYISKRAADDELAQKLWDWSMEETGLTKVNK; encoded by the coding sequence ATGAATAGAAAAGTAGCCATTGTTACCGGTGCAAATTCTGGAATGGGACTGGCTACATCTGTGGCCATTGCGAATCAAGACATACATGTCATCATGCTCTGTAGAAATGAGGAACGCGGGAAAGAAGCCTTAAAAAAAGCGGAGCAGCAGCTGACAAAGGGTTCGGTTGAATTGCAGCTATGTGACCTTGCTTCATTCGATGATATTCGCTCGTATGCAAAACGATTTCTGGAATCCCAGCAACCGTTAGATATGTTTGTGGCTAATGCAGGTGTTGTCTCAACAAAACGACAGGAGACGGCAGATGGCTATGAATCAATGTTAGGTGTCAATCACCTTGGACATTTTTTACTGATTCAATTATTGCTTGGAAGAATCAAAGAGTCCTCTGATGGTCGAATCGTCATCGTTTCATCAGGTGCACACAAATGGGGCAAGCTTGACTTTAATAATCTTCAATTACATTCAGGATTTAATGTGATGAAGGGGTATGGACAATCTAAGCTAGCCAATGTTTTGTTTGCTAGAAAGCTAGCAAAAGAATTGTTAGGCACAAGTGTGACTGTAAATGCTCTCCACCCGGGGGCCGTTGCAACAAATCTAGGAGTGAACCGGGATACAGGATTCGGAAAGACGATTCATCGTATGCTTAAGCCGTTTTTTCTTACTCCCGAGCAAGGTTCAAAAACAGCTGTTTATCTTGCTACAAGTTCCGAACTAGACGGTGTAACAGGAAAATATTTTATAAAAGAACAACCAGCGTACATCTCAAAGCGTGCAGCTGACGATGAACTTGCTCAGAAGCTATGGGATTGGAGTATGGAAGAGACTGGACTAACAAAGGTGA
- a CDS encoding DUF3137 domain-containing protein, whose product MKQFQDAYDLERFSKSEEEFEAFYKDDLHHLAEELEEKRLQLLRAHRRPYWILLMLTIAAAVYIYYFLEWTYFLAIPGAWIFYCLFFGISKEMKFQKEERLLKSQIKEELLKKTIHFMNPNFVYKPTYFVASKHFVDAHIFADAFDYYGGNDFVEGDVGEGNERTRLFFSEVTADKLVTYEHRKRVRRWREAAFQGLFFVADFNKEFEGLTTIVPKERRPSWFSRFFTKRDEEILKEMETMDLEFDKTFTVKTTDETKARYILTPAFKKRLMEFASQQRSNKSNAKYRKKEAARQGMNQMNGRLVPKKHPKPFKRAKSYFTFLDGKMYFMLHTNQTHFESNIHQKIDEKMFKEYYQDINRAMQLVDDLNLNLRIWNK is encoded by the coding sequence ATGAAGCAATTTCAGGATGCGTATGATTTGGAACGGTTTTCAAAATCAGAAGAGGAATTCGAAGCTTTTTACAAAGATGATTTGCATCATTTAGCTGAGGAATTAGAGGAGAAACGGCTGCAGTTGCTTCGTGCCCATCGACGTCCGTATTGGATCCTACTGATGCTGACGATTGCAGCAGCGGTCTATATCTATTATTTCTTGGAATGGACGTACTTCTTGGCTATTCCTGGAGCGTGGATCTTCTACTGTCTGTTCTTTGGCATCAGCAAAGAAATGAAATTTCAGAAAGAAGAACGTCTGCTCAAGAGTCAGATCAAAGAAGAGCTACTAAAGAAAACGATCCATTTTATGAACCCGAATTTTGTGTATAAACCAACCTATTTTGTCGCTTCCAAGCATTTTGTCGATGCGCATATTTTTGCAGATGCGTTTGATTATTATGGAGGAAACGATTTTGTTGAAGGCGATGTCGGGGAGGGGAATGAACGGACACGTCTCTTTTTCTCGGAGGTCACAGCCGACAAATTAGTGACATATGAACACCGCAAGCGAGTACGCCGTTGGAGAGAGGCCGCTTTTCAAGGGTTGTTTTTTGTCGCTGATTTTAACAAGGAGTTTGAGGGTCTCACAACCATCGTACCTAAGGAAAGAAGACCAAGCTGGTTCTCCAGATTTTTCACAAAGCGTGATGAAGAGATTTTAAAAGAGATGGAGACGATGGACCTCGAGTTTGATAAGACATTCACAGTGAAAACAACAGATGAAACAAAGGCCAGGTATATTTTAACGCCAGCTTTTAAAAAAAGACTCATGGAGTTTGCAAGTCAACAGCGTTCGAACAAATCGAATGCAAAATACCGGAAAAAAGAAGCGGCAAGGCAAGGGATGAATCAAATGAATGGTCGACTTGTACCGAAGAAACACCCCAAACCCTTCAAACGCGCAAAAAGCTACTTTACCTTCCTGGATGGGAAGATGTATTTTATGCTACATACCAATCAGACTCATTTTGAATCAAACATCCATCAGAAAATTGATGAGAAGATGTTCAAGGAATATTATCAGGACATTAACCGGGCCATGCAGCTTGTTGATGACTTGAACTTAAACTTACGTATTTGGAATAAATGA
- a CDS encoding VanZ family protein produces the protein MTTTIKRNWMVLFLFFYLLLTLYFLFFGFGRLNLSRSMSYNLFLEPIPLAFPNGSTFFIWLFNMGNFLAFIPFGVMIPLLFRSTYSKFILLFILSITIVELVQLLSGLGAFDINDIIINTLGASIGYLSQRIIPKHHKRTSKDTIKIFISAVVTSLLTISLVSTFNDYLEREGPYIPLSEAPDLHFNLKLEDHYRFTENIATIEFLDTHYDELRGSATLANMDKLPERIDLSFIATEEEIYSISFLSDNYETEDTTFQLPIAGISELEIRVTDETGESIPFAVILKDIELSEMNMGQNIFYELNKGISSILN, from the coding sequence ATGACTACTACTATAAAACGCAATTGGATGGTGCTGTTTCTTTTCTTTTATCTACTTTTAACACTCTATTTTCTATTTTTTGGATTTGGGAGATTAAATCTAAGTCGTTCGATGAGTTACAATTTGTTTTTAGAACCGATTCCTTTAGCTTTCCCTAATGGATCTACTTTTTTTATATGGCTATTTAATATGGGTAATTTTTTAGCATTCATTCCTTTTGGAGTGATGATTCCTCTTTTGTTTCGATCGACATATAGTAAGTTTATTCTTTTATTCATCCTATCTATTACAATCGTTGAACTCGTACAATTACTGTCAGGACTTGGAGCTTTTGATATCAATGATATTATTATAAATACCTTAGGAGCGAGCATCGGATACTTATCACAACGAATCATTCCTAAACACCACAAACGAACGAGTAAAGACACGATAAAAATCTTTATTTCAGCAGTTGTTACCTCTCTTTTAACAATATCTTTAGTTTCTACGTTTAACGATTATCTTGAAAGAGAAGGTCCTTATATTCCGTTAAGCGAAGCACCTGACCTTCACTTCAATCTTAAATTAGAAGACCATTATCGATTCACAGAAAACATAGCAACAATTGAGTTCTTAGATACTCATTATGATGAACTAAGGGGAAGCGCTACTTTAGCAAATATGGATAAATTACCGGAGAGAATAGATCTTTCATTTATCGCTACTGAAGAAGAAATATATAGCATAAGTTTCCTTTCAGATAATTATGAGACAGAAGATACGACATTCCAATTACCTATAGCAGGAATTAGTGAATTAGAAATAAGAGTCACCGATGAAACTGGAGAATCTATTCCGTTTGCTGTTATATTAAAGGATATAGAGTTGTCAGAAATGAATATGGGTCAAAACATCTTTTATGAACTAAATAAAGGGATTTCATCTATTCTAAATTAA